In Rhodamnia argentea isolate NSW1041297 chromosome 4, ASM2092103v1, whole genome shotgun sequence, the following proteins share a genomic window:
- the LOC115744488 gene encoding uncharacterized protein LOC115744488 — MAYFKWIPKPALVAREDLMNLWDAWGIQMLVIGSISFQAVLLFGNRRRSMTGRTGILMRTIFWVTYLFATEVIPYSLGKLTGLRVIDPAQPDPNIELKAFLAPLLLLQLGYPDNITAYSMEDNRLGWRQVLNMAIVVAVVTGVLIRCWSYSIFVFLYFPMFVAGIVKYAEGVWALKFALGWNIGTTGKESAPEIPHFLRDLPEETHDLKLLVKAYYRFHCLKPHLENWIYHPDDVSDLHLSIEQSSSADKFIVTEMELGFMYDVLYTKAPIIYTKLGLIVRFVSFFFLFVTLCAFRILARTLPRNVSAYTNFTFSVLTVTFLIEMYQIVLLPFSDWAIVKMAKRHKWPLVLPFLRSLAPRSARRWRRWSNKLDQFNLLTYCIQDDWTRYIKFLKCFGVQEYIKRNWRLNRMGGPVYFSFSEKVKLWEELKRSEIRGSYLFSQRVDWTLDRFTETDELRWSVEKGFDKCIVVWHIATNICYHRSEDSSDFPYLSNLISDYMMYLLAIHPYMLSVITGDIVFAHACCEIESILKDGALIKTEKDLARSILTAVERPPSSSLRENPGARITSEWDVISDSKRLAQLLWKRGDKWQIIDSFWMEMLFSATKNCRLSHHADQLRRGGELITLIWLIVAHKTDKTLAS, encoded by the coding sequence ATGGCTTATTTCAAGTGGATTCCCAAGCCCGCATTAGTGGCGAGGGAGGATCTAATGAACTTATGGGATGCATGGGGGATCCAAATGCTCGTGATCGGAAGCATTTCCTTCCAAGCGGTCCTCCTCTTTGGGAACCGCCGACGGTCTATGACTGGACGCACCGGCATATTGATGAGGACGATTTTCTGGGTCACATACTTGTTTGCCACAGAAGTTATACCTTACTCTCTTGGCAAGCTCACGGGACTACGAGTCATCGATCCTGCTCAACCCGATCCAAACATCGAACTCAAGGCATTCCTGGCCCCTTTACTTCTGCTGCAGCTCGGGTATCCGGACAATATCACGGCCTACTCGATGGAGGACAACCGATTGGGTTGGAGACAGGTTCTGAATATGGCCATTGTAGTGGCTGTTGTCACTGGAGTTCTTATCAGATGCTGGAGTTACTCCATCTTTGTATTCTTGTACTTCCCAATGTTCGTGGCCGGCATAGTCAAGTATGCGGAAGGTGTATGGGCTCTCAAGTTCGCTCTCGGCTGGAACATCGGCACTACCGGGAAAGAAAGTGCACCAGAGATTCCTCATTTCTTGAGAGACTTGCCGGAGGAAACCCACGATCTCAAGTTGCTTGTCAAGGCTTATTATCGCTTCCATTGCTTGAAACCGCACCTGGAAAACTGGATTTATCATCCTGACGACGTATCTGATCTCCATCTCTCGATCGAACAGTCCTCGTCCGCAGATAAATTCATAGTAACAGAGATGGAGCTTGGATTCATGTACGATGTGCTTTACACCAAGGCACCGATAATTTACACCAAGCTGGGTTTAATTGTCCGGTTcgtgagtttcttttttctattcgtCACGCTGTGTGCATTCAGAATTCTGGCAAGAACTTTGCCTCGAAATGTTTCGGCATATACCAACTTCACCTTTTCTGTTCTTACAGTCACTTTCCTTATAGAAATGTATCAGATCGTACTATTACCCTTTTCAGATTGGGCGATCGTAAAGATGGCTAAACGTCATAAATGGCCACTTGTGCTGCCTTTCTTACGAAGCCTAGCACCTAGATCTGCGCGGCGGTGGCGACGTTGGTCGAACAAGCTGGATCAGTTCAATCTGCTTACCTACTGTATTCAAGATGATTGGACAAGGTACATCAAATTCTTGAAATGTTTCGGCGTTCAAGAATACATCAAAAGGAACTGGAGGCTTAATAGAATGGGGGGGCCCGTTTACTTCAGCTTTTCTGAAAAGGTAAAATTGTGGGAAGAATTGAAAAGATCCGAAATAAGGGGCTCATATCTGTTCAGCCAAAGAGTGGATTGGACTTTGGATAGATTTACCGAAACAGATGAACTGAGATGGAGTGTGGAAAAGGGGTTTGACAAGTGCATTGTCGTATGGCACATTGCAACAAATATATGCTACCATCGCAGCGAAGACTCGTCCGATTTTCCCTATCTAAGCAATTTGATTTCGGATTATATGATGTACCTTCTAGCTATTCATCCTTACATGTTATCGGTCATCACGGGAGATATCGTCTTTGCTCATGCTTGCTGTGAGATCGAGTCAATCCTGAAAGATGGAGCTttaataaaaacagaaaaggatTTAGCCAGGAGCATTCTGACTGCTGTGGAAAGGCCCCCTTCATCAAGCTTGAGGGAAAATCCCGGTGCGAGAATAACATCGGAATGGGACGTGATATCCGACTCAAAAAGACTTGCCCAGTTGTTGTGGAAGAGAGGAGACAAATGGCAGATAATAGACAGTTTCTGGATGGAGATGCTCTTTTCCGCCACCAAGAACTGCCGACTGTCGCACCACGCGGACCAACTTCGGCGAGGTGGAGAGTTGATCACTCTCATCTGGCTTATTGTAGCTCACAAGACAGACAAAACCTTAGCATCATAG